The Cellulophaga sp. RHA19 genome includes the window AATATGCAAGACTAACAAAACAACAACTAGAAGAATTACAACCTGAGTTTGTAAACTTTTTAGCATCACAAACAATAACTGCTGAAGAGTGGGATACTTTAAAAAAAGAAAAACCACAAGTAGCAGAAGAAGAGTTGGATGTTTTTAGTGATTTAATTTGGGAAGGTGTATTAACTAAAGTACAATATTTAGAAAATGTATCTGCACAGCAAATGCATTTGTTTCATTTAGAGGAAAAAGAAATGAAACTGCTTTCTGTTAAGGTTATGAATCCAGAGGTAGACTTAACTACAGAATTAGGTTTTAGTTGGTTTAAGAAAAATTGGCAGTCAGACTTTGTAGAGTATTTAACAGCTTCTAAAATTTATACAGAAGATAAAAATTTAGATAAGTTTAATTTAATTAAGCAAGGAGCTGTAATTACCAAAGGAGATTTATATAAATGGTTTGATAATATTATTAGCTAATCTAAGCTAAATCAACTATCAATAAAACAATATTAATAGCTTTTTAATAGAGCATCAAGAGTGGTTATCATTCTACATATTTAAAATTTATGGCACAAAAACCATCAATACCAAAAGGAACAAGAGATTTTTCTCCATCAGAAGTAGCAAAAAGAAATTATATTTTTGATATCGTAAAAAAGCATTTTCAGACTTTTGGTTTTCAGCCTATAGAAACACCTTCTTTTGAAAACTCACAGACCTTAATGGGTAAGTATGGTGATGAGGGAGATAGGCTTATTTTTAAGATTTTAAACTCGGGAGATTACTTAAGTAAGGTTAATGATGAAACTTATACAGAGAAGAGTTCAACCTCTCTAACAGCTAAAATATCAGAAAAAGCATTGCGTTATGATCTTACCGTACCTTTTGCACGTTACGTAGTAATGCATCAGAATGAAATTGATTTTCCTTTTAAAAGATATCAAATTCAGCCTGTTTGGAGAGCAGACAGACCACAAAAAGGTAGGTTTAGAGAATTTTTTCAGTGCGATGCGGATGTTGTTGGTTCAGATTCTTTATTACAAGAAATAGAGCTGGTACAATTGTATGATGCTGTTTTTACAGATTTAAAGCTTACAGGAGCAACAATTAAATTAAACAATCGTAAAATACTTGCTGGTATAGCAGAAGTTATAGGAGCAAAAGAACGCTTAATAGATTTTACTGTTGCTTTAGATAAGTTAGATAAGATAGGTGTAGACGGTATTACTAAAGAAATGCTAGGAAAAGGTATTTCAGAAGAAGCAATACAAAAAGCAACACCTTTATTTTCTTTATCTGGTACAAATAAAGAACAATTGCAAGTTTTAGCAGAGTTGCTTAAAGATTCTGAAGAAGGTAAAAAAGGGGTAGAGGAGCTTACTTTTATTATTGATGCAGTTGAAAAATTAGGTTTGCAATCTGCTAATCTTACCATAGATGTTACTTTGGCACGTGGATTAAATTATTATACAGGCGCTATTTTTGAAGTGGCTGCCCCAAGCGGAGTAAAAATGGGCTCTATTGGTGGTGGTGGCCGTTATGACGACTTAACGGGAATTTTTGGTTTAAAAGATGTTAGTGGTGTAGGTATTTCTTTTGGTTTAGATAGAATTTACTTGGTACTAGAAGAGTTGGGTCTTTTTCCAGAGGCTATAGATAAGTCGTTGGATGTGCTTTGTGTTAATTTTGGCGATAAAGAAGCTTTTGCGGCTTTAGAGTTAATTACAGAATTACGTATAAACGGAGTCAAGGCAGATGTGTACCCTTCATCAGTAAAAATGCAAAAACAGATGAAGTATGCTAATAAGCGTAATGTTCCTTATGTTATTATAATAGGAGAACAGGAATTAGCTGATGGTAACTTTGTTGTAAAGAATATGGAAAAAGGAGATCAGCAAACATATAAATTATCTAAAGTGTCTGAGTTTGTAGCTGTGCTATAAGAATTATAACAGATTCAAATTTTATAAAACTGCTATTCAACTTATTTGGGTAGCAGTTTTTTTTAATTCGTTTTTTTATCAGTTTAAAAATTACAAAAGTTTTTCTATCGCTTCTAAAATAGTATTGTAATACGTTATACTATGTGGAACATAGAGTTTCTTTTTCTCAGTATTACTTAATTCTAATTTAAAATCCGAAATAAGTTTAAGTTGTAAATTTTCAACTTCACTATCTTGTTTTGTTAGTGAATTTAAATCTGTTTTTAATTTACATATAAAAGTGTGATGAAATTCACGATCTATCAAATCATCAGAATGTTTTTGGGTAGACTTAAAACAACCTATTTTTAATAAATCAGTCTTTAAAACAGTAATACCTATTTCTTCTTTAATCTCTCTTAAAGCAGAATCAATAATGTTTTCCCCAGCGCCAATATGTCCTGCTACAGAGATATCCCAGAGTAGAGGAAATGTATCTTTGCTTTTGGCACGTTGTTGCAGTAGAATTTCTTTTTTGTTAGTGTAAAACCAAATATGTGTTGTTTGATGAAACCAACCATTTATGTGGGCTTTAGACTTTAAAGCTGTTTTTCCGGTAAAATTACCCTTACTGTCTAAAATATCTATAAGTTCATCCATATGGCAAAAGCAAAAAAAAAAGCCTCTTTTGTTATAAAAGAGGCTTGGTGTTATTAATCAAAGTAACTAAAAGTTTCTCCGTCTTTAATATTTAATAGTGTTTCGTAAATTAAACGAATCACGTTTTCAACATCATCTCTATGTACAGTTTCTACAGTTGTGTGCATATAACGTAGCGGTAAAGATATTAGTGCAGATGCAACTCCTCCGTTACTATAGGCAAAAGCATCAGTATCTGTACCGGTAGATCTAGACGCTGCCATACGCTGAAAAGGTATTTTGTTGGCTTCTGCAGTTTCTATAATGCGCTCTCTAAGTTTGTTTTGTACAGCAGGAGCATAAGAAATTACAGGTCCAGAACCAATTTCGGTAAAACCTTGTACTTTTTGCTCAATCATAGGAGTAGTGGTGTCATGGCAAACATCGGTAACAATAGCAACATTTGGTTTTATGGTTTGCGTAATCATTTCTGCACCACGTAAACCAATTTCTTCTTGTACAGAGTTGGTAATGTATAAACCAAAAGGTAATTCTACTTTGTTCTCATGTAATAAACGTGCAACTTCAGCAATCATAAATCCACCAGCTCTATTGTCAATAGCTCTACAAACAAATTTGTTTCCGTTTAAAACTTTAAAAGTGTCAGGGTAAGTAATCACGCAACCAACATGTACACCCATTTTTTCAACTTCTGCCTTGTCCTTAGCGCCTATATCAATACAAATATTGTCTAATTTGGGAGCTTCTTCTTTTCCTTTGTTTCTGGTATGTATGGCTGGCCATCCAAAAACACCTTCAACTATACCATTTTTTGTATGTATGTTAACCCATTTAGATGGTGCTATTTGGTGGTCGCTTCCACCGTTTCTAATAACATATAGTAATCCATTGTCAGAAATGTAATTTACATACCATGAAATTTCATCAGAGTGTCCTTCTATAACAACCTTATATTTTGCATCAGGATTAATAACACCTACAG containing:
- a CDS encoding M42 family metallopeptidase, producing MSAKKIITEKSLDFFERYLNNAAPTGYEWEGQKIWMDYLKPYVDTFITDTYGTAVGVINPDAKYKVVIEGHSDEISWYVNYISDNGLLYVIRNGGSDHQIAPSKWVNIHTKNGIVEGVFGWPAIHTRNKGKEEAPKLDNICIDIGAKDKAEVEKMGVHVGCVITYPDTFKVLNGNKFVCRAIDNRAGGFMIAEVARLLHENKVELPFGLYITNSVQEEIGLRGAEMITQTIKPNVAIVTDVCHDTTTPMIEQKVQGFTEIGSGPVISYAPAVQNKLRERIIETAEANKIPFQRMAASRSTGTDTDAFAYSNGGVASALISLPLRYMHTTVETVHRDDVENVIRLIYETLLNIKDGETFSYFD
- a CDS encoding NUDIX hydrolase, with the protein product MDELIDILDSKGNFTGKTALKSKAHINGWFHQTTHIWFYTNKKEILLQQRAKSKDTFPLLWDISVAGHIGAGENIIDSALREIKEEIGITVLKTDLLKIGCFKSTQKHSDDLIDREFHHTFICKLKTDLNSLTKQDSEVENLQLKLISDFKLELSNTEKKKLYVPHSITYYNTILEAIEKLL
- the hisS gene encoding histidine--tRNA ligase, whose translation is MAQKPSIPKGTRDFSPSEVAKRNYIFDIVKKHFQTFGFQPIETPSFENSQTLMGKYGDEGDRLIFKILNSGDYLSKVNDETYTEKSSTSLTAKISEKALRYDLTVPFARYVVMHQNEIDFPFKRYQIQPVWRADRPQKGRFREFFQCDADVVGSDSLLQEIELVQLYDAVFTDLKLTGATIKLNNRKILAGIAEVIGAKERLIDFTVALDKLDKIGVDGITKEMLGKGISEEAIQKATPLFSLSGTNKEQLQVLAELLKDSEEGKKGVEELTFIIDAVEKLGLQSANLTIDVTLARGLNYYTGAIFEVAAPSGVKMGSIGGGGRYDDLTGIFGLKDVSGVGISFGLDRIYLVLEELGLFPEAIDKSLDVLCVNFGDKEAFAALELITELRINGVKADVYPSSVKMQKQMKYANKRNVPYVIIIGEQELADGNFVVKNMEKGDQQTYKLSKVSEFVAVL
- a CDS encoding DUF6495 family protein, whose product is MKYARLTKQQLEELQPEFVNFLASQTITAEEWDTLKKEKPQVAEEELDVFSDLIWEGVLTKVQYLENVSAQQMHLFHLEEKEMKLLSVKVMNPEVDLTTELGFSWFKKNWQSDFVEYLTASKIYTEDKNLDKFNLIKQGAVITKGDLYKWFDNIIS